From the genome of Colwellia psychrerythraea 34H, one region includes:
- the rnt gene encoding ribonuclease T: MSESSSIDTQQKSNPNSEKVKSKFSQRFRGYFPVVIDVETAGFNSQTDALLELAASVLHLDEDTGDFSIDETIQFNIEPFEGANLEPKALEFTGIDPTNPLRGAVDEDEALKDLFKLVRKKMKVAGCQRAIIVAHNAAFDLGFLNAATERCKIKRSPFHSFVSFDTTTLAGLALGQTVLAKACIAAKIDFNNSEAHSALYDTEKTAELFCHIVNKWRALGGWPIAVEETEV; this comes from the coding sequence AGATACCCAGCAAAAAAGCAATCCTAATTCTGAAAAAGTAAAAAGCAAATTTTCTCAAAGATTTCGCGGTTACTTTCCCGTTGTTATTGATGTTGAAACAGCCGGTTTTAATTCCCAAACAGATGCCTTACTTGAACTTGCAGCCTCAGTGTTACATTTAGATGAAGACACCGGTGATTTTTCTATCGATGAAACAATACAATTTAACATTGAGCCGTTTGAAGGTGCAAACCTTGAACCTAAAGCGTTGGAATTTACCGGTATAGACCCAACAAATCCGTTACGCGGTGCAGTTGATGAAGATGAAGCACTAAAAGATCTTTTTAAATTGGTTCGAAAGAAAATGAAAGTTGCAGGTTGTCAGCGAGCTATTATTGTTGCGCATAATGCAGCCTTTGATTTAGGCTTTTTAAATGCCGCTACCGAGCGCTGTAAGATTAAACGCAGCCCTTTTCATAGTTTTGTTAGTTTTGACACTACAACGCTTGCCGGTCTTGCGCTAGGGCAAACCGTTTTAGCAAAGGCTTGTATCGCTGCAAAAATAGACTTTAACAATAGCGAAGCGCATAGTGCATTATATGATACTGAAAAAACAGCTGAACTATTTTGTCACATCGTTAATAAGTGGCGAGCACTAGGTGGTTGGCCGATAGCTGTTGAAGAAACAGAAGTATAA
- a CDS encoding peroxiredoxin: MSVLVGRQAPDFTAAAVLGSGEIVDSFTLSEAINGKKAVVFFYPLDFTFVCPSELLAFDHRMEEFKSRGVEVIGVSIDSQFSHNAWRNTPVNDGGIGPVQYTLVADTKHEICKAYDVEHPEAGVAFRGSFLIDEEGNVRHQVINDLPLGRDVDEMIRMVDALQFHQDHGEVCPAGWNKGDKGMTASPEGVASYLTDNADKL; encoded by the coding sequence ATGAGCGTATTAGTTGGTCGTCAAGCACCAGACTTCACTGCTGCAGCAGTATTGGGTAGCGGTGAGATTGTAGATAGCTTTACATTAAGCGAAGCAATTAACGGTAAAAAAGCAGTAGTATTTTTCTATCCTTTAGATTTTACTTTTGTTTGTCCATCAGAGTTATTAGCTTTTGATCACCGTATGGAAGAATTCAAAAGCCGTGGCGTAGAAGTTATTGGTGTTTCAATCGATTCACAATTTTCACATAACGCATGGCGTAACACTCCAGTAAATGACGGTGGTATTGGTCCAGTACAATACACTTTAGTTGCTGATACTAAACATGAAATTTGTAAAGCATACGATGTTGAACATCCAGAAGCTGGTGTTGCATTCCGTGGTTCTTTCTTAATTGATGAAGAAGGCAACGTACGTCACCAAGTAATTAACGATTTACCACTAGGTCGTGATGTTGATGAAATGATACGTATGGTTGACGCACTTCAATTCCACCAAGACCATGGCGAAGTTTGTCCTGCTGGTTGGAACAAAGGTGATAAAGGTATGACTGCTTCTCCAGAAGGTGTTGCTTCTTACCTTACTGATAATGCAGATAAGTTATAA
- a CDS encoding Grx4 family monothiol glutaredoxin — MDTIERIKEQISENTILLYMKGSPKLPNCGFSSQASQALISCEEKFAYVDILQNPDIRAELPKYADWPTFPQLWVDGELVGGCDIIMEMFQQGELQTLVKAAASKNASAEDSSADA; from the coding sequence ATGGATACAATTGAGCGCATTAAAGAACAAATTAGCGAAAATACGATCTTGCTATATATGAAAGGGTCTCCTAAATTACCAAACTGTGGCTTTTCATCACAAGCATCACAAGCATTAATTTCTTGTGAAGAAAAATTTGCTTATGTTGATATTTTACAGAACCCTGATATTCGTGCAGAATTACCTAAATATGCTGATTGGCCAACCTTCCCGCAATTATGGGTTGACGGCGAGTTAGTAGGTGGCTGTGATATTATTATGGAAATGTTTCAACAAGGTGAATTACAAACCTTAGTGAAAGCTGCCGCGTCAAAAAATGCATCAGCAGAAGATAGTTCAGCAGACGCATAA
- a CDS encoding Fe-Mn family superoxide dismutase has translation MSIELPALPYEQNALEPHISAETLSFHYGKHHNTYVVKLNGLIGGTEFENKSLEEIVKTSSAGIFNNAAQIWNHTFYWNSLSPNAGGEPSGDLLAAINSNFGSFAEFKAKFTDSAINNFGSSWTWLVKNADGSLAIVNTSNAATPLTDEGVTPLITVDLWEHAYYIDYRNVRPDYLNGFWALANWDFAQANFSS, from the coding sequence ATGTCCATTGAATTACCAGCATTACCTTACGAGCAAAACGCATTAGAACCGCACATTTCAGCAGAAACGTTATCATTCCATTACGGAAAGCATCACAACACTTATGTAGTTAAGCTTAATGGCTTAATTGGCGGAACTGAATTTGAAAATAAAAGCTTAGAAGAGATTGTTAAAACGTCTTCAGCTGGAATTTTTAATAATGCAGCACAAATATGGAATCATACTTTTTATTGGAATAGCTTAAGTCCAAACGCTGGTGGTGAACCATCAGGTGATTTATTAGCTGCAATCAATAGTAACTTTGGTTCTTTTGCTGAGTTTAAAGCTAAATTCACTGATAGTGCTATCAACAACTTCGGCTCTAGCTGGACTTGGTTAGTAAAGAATGCCGATGGCAGTTTAGCTATCGTTAATACTTCAAATGCAGCAACACCATTGACTGACGAAGGTGTTACGCCACTTATTACTGTAGATTTATGGGAACATGCTTACTACATTGATTACCGTAACGTAAGACCTGATTACCTTAACGGTTTTTGGGCATTAGCTAACTGGGATTTTGCTCAAGCTAACTTTAGCTCGTAA